A single genomic interval of Mustela nigripes isolate SB6536 chromosome 7, MUSNIG.SB6536, whole genome shotgun sequence harbors:
- the CCDC121 gene encoding coiled-coil domain-containing protein 121 isoform X2, translating into MDRPGLGRSATRRVAGQRGDPGRVAWSRCENFPQGDAISKCRKPLTPALPPWPSPSVNQAVTLEMNAWIPGASRFAKDSKSSPPPYLSLINNFFKPGKPRNSEMRFKEKAVVEIARLDNQIKQAQPQQELLMEETRQLYAEKLLVQTENKFFLEYLTNKTEEYRRQPEKLWNNYLQKSEEIEQRRQESVSAYAKQTSAFKRELLQKEKLQFNLKQQLQALKNISLLKEKQEREMQMLQEEKKKTQAETEAKKQELQVQLLQEKAFLEKQLSEPDMRQLGNRKRKVLDRKAQTLELEAKQYTLEFYRSIRRENRELQKKLLQQTQRCQDLQAIKSQLKNQKQQLQQEQWYVQCLIRGRQRLQRRHNWCPRQDAPKDHSAP; encoded by the exons ATGGACCGGCCGGGACTGGGGCGGAGTGCGACCCGGCGGGTTGCCGGGCAACGTGGAGACCCAGGGCGTGTGGCATGGAGCCGTTGCGAAAACTTCCCGCAAGGGGACGCCATTTCCAAGTGTCGCAAGCCCCTGACACCAGCGCTCCCTCCTTGGCCGTCTCCCTCAGTGAATCAGGCCGTGACCTTGGAGATGAACGCTTGGATTCCTGGAGCAAGTAG GTTTGCTAAGGATTCTAAGAGCTCCCCTCCACCGTATCTtagtttaattaataattttttcaagCCAGGGAAGCCAAGAAACTCAGAGATGAGATTTAAAGAAAAGGCAGTGGTGGAAATAGCGAGGCTGGACAACCAAATAAAACAAGCTCAACCCCAACAAGAATTACTAATGGAGGAGACCAGGCAGCTCTACGCTGAAAAGCTCCTCGTCCAGACTGAAAACAAATTCTTTCTGGAATACCTAACCAACAAAACTGAGGAGTATAGAAGGCAGCCTGAAAAGCTGTGGAACAACTATTTACAAAAAAGTGAGGAGATtgaacaaaggaggcaagaatcaGTCTCCGCGTATGCGAAACAAACTTCAGCGTTTAAAAGGGAGCTCTTGCAGAAGGAAAAGCTCCAGTTCAATTTAAAGCAGCAGTTGCAGGCACTGAAGAATATTTCACTCttaaaagagaaacaggagagagaaatgcagatgttacaggaggagaaaaagaaaacccaagctGAGACAGAGGCAAAGAAACAGGAACTCCAGGTCCAGTTACTCCAGGAAAAAGCATTCCTGGAGAAACAACTCAGTGAGCCAGACATGAGGCAgctgggaaacagaaaaagaaaggtgcTGGACAGGAAGGCTCAGACCTTGGAGCTGGAAGCAAAGCAGTATACTTTGGAGTTCTACCGCAGCATCAGGAGAGAGAACCGGGAGTTACAGAAGAAATTACTGCAGCAAACACAGCGGTGCCAGGACTTGCAGGCTATTAAAAGCCAGTTAAAAAATCAGAAGCAGCAGCTGCAGCAGGAACAGTGGTATGTGCAGTGCTTGATCCGGGGGAGGCAACGATTGCAAAGGAGGCATAACTGGTGCCCAAGACAGGATGCTCCCAAGGACCACAGTGCCCCCTGA
- the CCDC121 gene encoding coiled-coil domain-containing protein 121 isoform X1, translating to MGSLRQGTHGSKMRVRFSFGPQGTGQPAAGAYSAADEVQQLRDGPAGTGAECDPAGCRATWRPRACGMEPLRKLPARGRHFQVSQAPDTSAPSLAVSLSESGRDLGDERLDSWSKFAKDSKSSPPPYLSLINNFFKPGKPRNSEMRFKEKAVVEIARLDNQIKQAQPQQELLMEETRQLYAEKLLVQTENKFFLEYLTNKTEEYRRQPEKLWNNYLQKSEEIEQRRQESVSAYAKQTSAFKRELLQKEKLQFNLKQQLQALKNISLLKEKQEREMQMLQEEKKKTQAETEAKKQELQVQLLQEKAFLEKQLSEPDMRQLGNRKRKVLDRKAQTLELEAKQYTLEFYRSIRRENRELQKKLLQQTQRCQDLQAIKSQLKNQKQQLQQEQWYVQCLIRGRQRLQRRHNWCPRQDAPKDHSAP from the exons ATGGGGTCCCTAAGGCAGGGCACCCACGGGTCGAAAATGAGAGTGCGTTTCTCTTTCGGCCCCCAAGGAACGGGACAACCGGCTGCTGGGGCTTATTCGGCAGCCGACGAGGTTCAGCAGCTCAGGGATGGACCGGCCGGGACTGGGGCGGAGTGCGACCCGGCGGGTTGCCGGGCAACGTGGAGACCCAGGGCGTGTGGCATGGAGCCGTTGCGAAAACTTCCCGCAAGGGGACGCCATTTCCAAGTGTCGCAAGCCCCTGACACCAGCGCTCCCTCCTTGGCCGTCTCCCTCAGTGAATCAGGCCGTGACCTTGGAGATGAACGCTTGGATTCCTGGAGCAA GTTTGCTAAGGATTCTAAGAGCTCCCCTCCACCGTATCTtagtttaattaataattttttcaagCCAGGGAAGCCAAGAAACTCAGAGATGAGATTTAAAGAAAAGGCAGTGGTGGAAATAGCGAGGCTGGACAACCAAATAAAACAAGCTCAACCCCAACAAGAATTACTAATGGAGGAGACCAGGCAGCTCTACGCTGAAAAGCTCCTCGTCCAGACTGAAAACAAATTCTTTCTGGAATACCTAACCAACAAAACTGAGGAGTATAGAAGGCAGCCTGAAAAGCTGTGGAACAACTATTTACAAAAAAGTGAGGAGATtgaacaaaggaggcaagaatcaGTCTCCGCGTATGCGAAACAAACTTCAGCGTTTAAAAGGGAGCTCTTGCAGAAGGAAAAGCTCCAGTTCAATTTAAAGCAGCAGTTGCAGGCACTGAAGAATATTTCACTCttaaaagagaaacaggagagagaaatgcagatgttacaggaggagaaaaagaaaacccaagctGAGACAGAGGCAAAGAAACAGGAACTCCAGGTCCAGTTACTCCAGGAAAAAGCATTCCTGGAGAAACAACTCAGTGAGCCAGACATGAGGCAgctgggaaacagaaaaagaaaggtgcTGGACAGGAAGGCTCAGACCTTGGAGCTGGAAGCAAAGCAGTATACTTTGGAGTTCTACCGCAGCATCAGGAGAGAGAACCGGGAGTTACAGAAGAAATTACTGCAGCAAACACAGCGGTGCCAGGACTTGCAGGCTATTAAAAGCCAGTTAAAAAATCAGAAGCAGCAGCTGCAGCAGGAACAGTGGTATGTGCAGTGCTTGATCCGGGGGAGGCAACGATTGCAAAGGAGGCATAACTGGTGCCCAAGACAGGATGCTCCCAAGGACCACAGTGCCCCCTGA